In one Corallococcus sp. EGB genomic region, the following are encoded:
- a CDS encoding Na+/H+ antiporter subunit E, with the protein MSVRSVVHMLSLALLYALMVGSFHPVDLGVGAVLAQGVMRLFPLAGQPPVLSVREHWRRTLHLPRFGWALAVLVTKSCFLVLTVIFGPRDRARHAGVVEVPMGERTARGVQVSSWVMSLAPGTVLLELDWKKRVMRIHALDASDPDRLRQQQDDFYRRYQRAVFP; encoded by the coding sequence ATGAGCGTGCGCTCCGTCGTGCACATGCTGTCCCTGGCGCTGCTGTACGCGTTGATGGTGGGCAGCTTCCACCCGGTGGACCTCGGGGTGGGCGCCGTACTGGCCCAGGGCGTGATGCGCCTGTTCCCCCTGGCGGGCCAGCCCCCGGTGCTGAGCGTGCGCGAGCACTGGCGGCGCACGCTGCACCTGCCGCGCTTCGGCTGGGCCCTGGCCGTGCTGGTGACGAAGAGCTGCTTCCTCGTCCTCACGGTCATCTTCGGCCCCAGGGACCGCGCCCGGCACGCGGGCGTGGTGGAGGTCCCCATGGGCGAGCGCACCGCGCGCGGCGTGCAGGTGTCCTCGTGGGTGATGTCCCTGGCCCCGGGCACGGTGCTGCTGGAGCTGGACTGGAAGAAGCGCGTGATGCGCATCCACGCGCTGGACGCGTCGGATCCGGACCGGCTCCGCCAGCAGCAGGACGACTTCTATCGGCGCTACCAGCGCGCGGTGTTTCCGTAG
- a CDS encoding sodium:proton antiporter: protein MTLIASLVVGLLFACGVRMVLERELVRVACGTVLITNSSVLLIVAGSFPERGEALNVQPGWPVTDPVLQSLALTAIVIGFAVSALLLTLVHRTQRAHGSLRTDRLVEAELKRVHAVEKEEGR, encoded by the coding sequence ATGACCCTCATCGCGTCCCTGGTGGTGGGCCTGCTGTTCGCGTGCGGCGTGCGCATGGTGCTGGAGCGCGAGCTGGTGCGCGTGGCGTGCGGCACGGTGCTCATCACCAACTCCAGCGTCCTGCTCATCGTCGCGGGCTCCTTCCCGGAGCGGGGCGAGGCGCTGAACGTGCAGCCCGGCTGGCCGGTGACGGACCCGGTGCTCCAGTCGCTGGCGCTCACGGCCATCGTCATCGGCTTCGCGGTGTCCGCGCTGCTGCTCACGCTGGTGCACCGCACGCAGCGGGCGCACGGCTCGCTGCGCACGGACCGGCTGGTGGAGGCGGAGCTGAAGCGCGTGCACGCCGTGGAGAAGGAGGAGGGCCGCTGA
- a CDS encoding DUF4276 family protein translates to MVKEIRLYVEGGGNTDHGKARLRAGFGQFFEEIVQRARKSNIRWRIILCGPRDAAFGGFRQALKDHPSAFNILLVDSEGPVSKPPWAHLATRDPWLRPENASDDSCHLMVQTAEAWLMADPEALQRFYGKGFLLGSLPKTNNVEAIPKSVLEGALDKATQGTQKGRYHKIDHCSDLLGKVDPALVRARSVHCERLFTVLEGLLT, encoded by the coding sequence ATGGTGAAGGAGATCCGACTCTACGTCGAGGGAGGCGGAAACACGGATCATGGCAAGGCGCGCTTGAGAGCGGGGTTCGGCCAGTTCTTCGAGGAAATCGTCCAGCGCGCCAGAAAGAGCAACATCCGCTGGCGCATCATCTTGTGCGGCCCGCGCGACGCGGCCTTCGGTGGCTTCAGGCAGGCGCTCAAGGATCATCCTTCCGCCTTCAACATCCTGCTCGTTGATTCAGAAGGCCCGGTGAGCAAGCCACCCTGGGCCCACCTCGCGACGCGCGATCCGTGGCTGCGTCCCGAGAATGCTTCTGACGACTCCTGCCATCTGATGGTCCAGACCGCCGAGGCCTGGCTCATGGCGGACCCCGAAGCGCTCCAGCGATTCTATGGAAAGGGCTTCCTGCTCGGGAGCCTTCCCAAGACGAACAACGTCGAGGCCATTCCCAAGTCCGTCCTCGAAGGCGCCCTGGACAAGGCAACCCAGGGGACGCAGAAGGGCCGGTACCACAAGATCGACCACTGCTCGGACCTGTTGGGGAAGGTGGACCCCGCGCTCGTTCGCGCCCGTTCCGTCCACTGCGAGCGGCTGTTTACCGTGCTGGAAGGGCTGCTGACCTGA
- the mbhE gene encoding hydrogen gas-evolving membrane-bound hydrogenase subunit E — MPLLLPILLALACAPLAYVAGRWRPGAAAWMGALGALAALGALLHEWTTQEPTHLVLPWAPTWGLSLEFTRDGLSGLYAALALGIGALVVLYSRAYMPHHLAEEHRPPGDEVRFQGLILAFMAAMVLLVTVDDLLLLFVALDLTTIISYLLIGFDREDAESRAAALLSLVLTGATSIVFFVGAMSLGLQYGTFSLPLVIERAALHPASTGALVCLAVGALGKSAQVPFHFWLPRAMAAPTPVSSYLHSAAMVAAGVFLLQRLYPLFAPATDVRDGLLVIGFASLGMGSLMALVADPFKRVLAYSTIAQYGYALVLVALGSEGAPLYVAAHAPCKAALFLTAGAVTQVTGKKKLSEVGGLRHSLPVLAGASAVAAAGLAAVPFTEGFFKDEVFFHALVQRGPVFMAAGLVGAGMTLAYTLRLWWGLFGGPRRDAPAAPVLLVAPVVVLAAGILLGGVLPGLLVPPARAAAEAMLGQPSSLELAYHFDARPENLLAVGAWALGALLFATRHAWTPALSRALKVASRVGAERGYRFLLYLLDRLSTWLHEKEVRDLRDRVASVLVPTGLLGLAVLGVTPLRGRFQVGEVGWADITLVMALAFASAAALATLRAKGHLVLVLLISCVGFSLAMVFAFAAAPDVALTSVLVETTFTLLFAGLLALLPPGRLKRAQDEAQNPRGRDRLAAAVAGASAFLLSWSALSHLQAERVGARTVELAGAAHSPNVVAAVLTDFRGLDTVGEMSVVVAALLGVTSLLRLKGRR; from the coding sequence ATGCCCCTCCTCTTGCCCATCCTCCTGGCCCTGGCGTGCGCGCCGCTCGCCTATGTCGCGGGCCGGTGGCGTCCGGGCGCCGCGGCCTGGATGGGCGCCCTGGGGGCGCTCGCCGCCCTGGGGGCGCTGCTCCATGAATGGACGACGCAGGAGCCCACGCACCTCGTGCTCCCCTGGGCCCCTACCTGGGGCCTGTCGCTGGAGTTCACCCGGGACGGCCTGTCCGGCCTCTATGCGGCGTTGGCGCTCGGCATCGGCGCGCTCGTGGTCCTGTACTCGCGCGCGTACATGCCGCACCACCTGGCCGAGGAGCACCGGCCCCCGGGCGACGAGGTCCGCTTCCAGGGACTCATCCTCGCGTTCATGGCCGCCATGGTGCTGCTCGTCACCGTGGATGACCTGCTGCTGCTCTTCGTGGCGCTGGACCTCACCACCATCATCTCCTACCTGCTCATCGGCTTCGACCGCGAGGACGCCGAGTCGCGCGCCGCCGCGCTCCTGTCGCTCGTGCTCACCGGCGCCACCTCCATCGTCTTCTTCGTCGGCGCCATGTCGCTGGGCCTTCAGTACGGCACCTTCTCCCTGCCGCTCGTCATCGAGCGCGCCGCGCTCCACCCCGCGTCCACCGGCGCGCTCGTGTGCCTGGCCGTGGGCGCGCTGGGCAAGAGCGCGCAGGTGCCGTTCCACTTCTGGCTCCCGCGCGCCATGGCCGCGCCCACGCCCGTGTCCTCGTACCTGCACTCGGCCGCGATGGTCGCCGCGGGCGTCTTCCTCCTCCAGCGCCTCTACCCCCTGTTCGCCCCGGCCACGGACGTGCGCGATGGGCTGCTCGTCATCGGCTTTGCGTCCCTGGGCATGGGCAGCCTCATGGCCCTGGTGGCGGATCCGTTCAAGCGCGTGCTCGCGTACTCCACCATCGCGCAGTACGGCTACGCGCTGGTGCTGGTGGCGCTGGGCTCCGAAGGCGCGCCGCTCTACGTGGCGGCCCACGCCCCGTGCAAGGCCGCGCTGTTCCTCACCGCGGGCGCCGTCACCCAGGTCACCGGGAAGAAGAAGCTGTCGGAGGTCGGAGGCCTGCGCCACTCGCTCCCCGTGCTGGCGGGCGCCAGCGCCGTCGCGGCGGCGGGGCTCGCCGCGGTGCCCTTCACCGAAGGCTTCTTCAAGGACGAGGTCTTCTTCCACGCGCTCGTCCAGAGGGGCCCCGTGTTCATGGCGGCCGGGCTCGTGGGCGCGGGCATGACGCTCGCGTACACGCTGCGCCTGTGGTGGGGCCTCTTCGGGGGCCCGCGCCGCGACGCGCCCGCCGCGCCCGTGCTGCTCGTGGCGCCCGTCGTCGTGCTCGCCGCGGGCATCCTCCTGGGCGGCGTGCTGCCGGGGCTCCTCGTCCCACCCGCGCGCGCCGCCGCCGAGGCGATGCTGGGGCAGCCCTCCTCGCTGGAGCTCGCGTACCACTTCGACGCGCGCCCGGAGAACCTGCTCGCCGTGGGGGCCTGGGCCCTGGGGGCGCTCCTCTTCGCCACGCGCCACGCCTGGACGCCCGCGCTCTCCCGCGCGCTGAAGGTCGCGTCCCGCGTGGGCGCCGAGCGCGGCTACCGCTTCCTCCTGTACCTGCTGGACCGGCTGTCCACGTGGCTGCACGAGAAGGAGGTGCGCGACCTGCGCGACCGCGTGGCGTCCGTGCTGGTGCCCACGGGCCTGCTGGGCCTCGCGGTGCTGGGCGTGACGCCGCTGCGAGGCCGCTTCCAGGTGGGCGAGGTGGGGTGGGCGGACATCACGCTGGTGATGGCGCTCGCCTTCGCGTCCGCCGCCGCGCTGGCGACGCTTCGCGCGAAGGGACACCTGGTGCTGGTGCTGCTCATCTCCTGCGTGGGCTTCAGCCTGGCCATGGTGTTCGCCTTCGCCGCCGCGCCCGACGTGGCCCTCACCTCCGTGCTGGTGGAGACCACCTTCACGCTGCTCTTCGCGGGCCTCCTGGCCCTGCTGCCCCCCGGACGCCTCAAACGCGCCCAGGATGAGGCCCAGAACCCGCGCGGCCGCGACCGGCTGGCGGCGGCGGTCGCGGGCGCGAGCGCCTTCCTCCTGAGCTGGAGCGCCCTGTCCCACCTCCAGGCCGAGCGCGTGGGCGCGCGCACGGTGGAGCTGGCGGGCGCCGCGCACTCCCCCAACGTCGTCGCCGCCGTGCTCACGGACTTCCGCGGCCTGGACACGGTGGGGGAGATGAGCGTGGTGGTGGCGGCGCTGCTGGGCGTCACCAGCCTCCTGCGCCTGAAAGGAAGGCGCTGA
- a CDS encoding AAA family ATPase produces MIASVRFEHFRCLHHVQLALEPMTVLVGPSASGKTAVLEGLQHQLAYESSDFWRRDESRPLSIEWTYVHGDRTRVEYPFSVMDTLPGQGHSTQQLSLSMEALRGGGSSAKATWLERQGGNLASVFAALPMSTREVISRELAKRVPSLSEVDVARDLEDRSFRLRFRDRWSPDVWFGPDDVSDGVLWLLAFLVLPYQRPLPELLTLDEPERALHPGLVREVLELLRAMTRGESTGGQPVQVVLATHSPDLLEHVRPEEVRLLSRDPADGSARVQPVPATALHWRRECRELLDTL; encoded by the coding sequence GTGATCGCCTCTGTCCGCTTCGAGCACTTCCGGTGCCTGCATCACGTGCAGCTCGCCTTGGAGCCCATGACCGTGCTGGTGGGCCCCTCCGCCTCGGGAAAGACCGCGGTGTTGGAGGGGCTCCAGCACCAGCTGGCCTATGAGTCGTCGGACTTCTGGCGGCGGGATGAATCGCGCCCGCTGTCCATCGAATGGACCTACGTGCACGGCGACCGCACGCGCGTGGAGTATCCGTTCAGCGTGATGGACACGCTGCCCGGCCAGGGCCACTCCACGCAGCAGCTGTCGCTGAGCATGGAGGCGCTGCGCGGGGGAGGCTCGTCCGCGAAGGCGACGTGGTTGGAGCGCCAGGGCGGCAACCTCGCGAGCGTCTTCGCGGCGCTGCCCATGTCCACGCGCGAGGTGATTTCGAGGGAGCTCGCGAAGCGCGTGCCGTCGCTGTCGGAGGTGGACGTGGCGCGGGACCTGGAGGACCGCTCCTTCCGCCTGCGCTTCCGGGACCGCTGGAGTCCGGATGTGTGGTTCGGCCCGGATGACGTGTCGGACGGCGTGCTGTGGCTGCTCGCGTTCCTGGTGTTGCCCTACCAGCGTCCGTTGCCGGAGCTGCTCACGCTGGACGAGCCGGAGCGGGCCCTGCACCCGGGGCTGGTGCGCGAGGTGCTGGAGCTGCTGCGCGCGATGACGCGAGGTGAGTCCACGGGAGGGCAGCCGGTGCAGGTGGTGCTGGCCACGCACTCGCCGGACCTCCTGGAGCACGTGCGCCCGGAAGAGGTGCGCCTGTTGTCGCGAGACCCCGCGGACGGCTCCGCGCGCGTGCAGCCCGTGCCCGCCACCGCGCTCCACTGGCGGCGCGAGTGCCGGGAGCTGCTGGACACGCTGTAG
- a CDS encoding thiamine pyrophosphate-requiring protein codes for MSATVSDYLVYRLLQWGVRRIYGYPGDGINGVMGALGRNSEMKFVQVRHEEMAAFAACAHAKFTGEVGVCMATSGPGAVHLLNGLYDAKLDHQPVVAIVGQQARTALGGHYQQEVDLTTLFKDVASEYVTMVTVPSAIRHALDRAVRIARCERTVTCLVIPNDLQEQPYEPPPRKHGTVHSSVGYASPRVTPQDADLRRAADVLNAGKRVAMLVGAGAINAADEVLEVADRLGAGVAKALLGKAALPDTLPFVTGAIGLLGTKPSWDLMQECDTLLMVGTSFPYAEFLPPEGQARGVQIDLDGRMLSIRYPMEVGLVGDAKETLRALIPHIKRKEDRGWREGVEKGVARWWKVLEARAMDDANPLNPQRVFWELSPKLPDGVILTADSGSSTNWFARDLKVRKGMMASLSGNLATMGCGMPYALGAKFAFPQRPVLAVVGDGAMQMNGNAELITVSKYWKEWTDPRLIVLVLNNRDLNQVTWEQRVMAGDPKYAASQDLPDFPYAKYAESLGLKGIRVDRPDRLAAAWDDALASDRPVVFEAYTDPDVPPLPPHITVEQAKMFVSAVVKGDVDAGGFLKQSMKEMVETFLPHKGNKS; via the coding sequence ATGAGCGCCACCGTCAGCGACTACCTCGTCTACCGCCTCCTCCAGTGGGGCGTGCGCCGCATCTATGGCTACCCGGGCGACGGCATCAACGGCGTGATGGGAGCGCTGGGGCGCAACTCCGAGATGAAGTTCGTGCAGGTCCGCCACGAGGAGATGGCCGCCTTCGCCGCCTGCGCGCACGCGAAGTTCACGGGCGAGGTGGGCGTGTGCATGGCCACCTCCGGCCCGGGCGCCGTCCACCTGCTCAACGGCCTCTACGACGCGAAGCTGGACCACCAGCCCGTGGTGGCCATCGTGGGTCAACAGGCCCGCACCGCCCTGGGCGGTCACTACCAGCAGGAGGTGGACCTCACCACCCTCTTCAAGGACGTGGCCAGCGAGTACGTCACCATGGTGACCGTGCCCTCCGCCATCCGGCACGCGCTGGACCGGGCCGTGCGCATCGCCCGGTGCGAGCGCACCGTGACGTGTCTGGTCATCCCCAATGACCTGCAGGAGCAGCCCTATGAGCCGCCCCCGCGCAAGCACGGCACCGTGCACTCCAGCGTGGGCTACGCCTCTCCGCGGGTGACGCCCCAGGACGCGGACCTGCGCCGCGCCGCGGACGTCCTCAACGCCGGCAAGCGGGTGGCGATGCTGGTGGGCGCGGGCGCCATCAACGCGGCGGATGAGGTGCTGGAGGTCGCGGACCGGCTGGGGGCGGGCGTGGCCAAGGCGCTGTTGGGCAAGGCGGCCCTGCCGGACACGCTGCCCTTCGTGACGGGCGCCATCGGCCTTCTGGGCACGAAGCCCAGCTGGGACCTGATGCAGGAGTGCGACACGCTGCTGATGGTGGGGACGAGCTTCCCCTACGCGGAGTTCCTCCCGCCCGAGGGGCAGGCGCGCGGCGTCCAGATCGACCTGGATGGCCGGATGCTCTCCATCCGCTACCCCATGGAGGTGGGGCTCGTGGGCGACGCGAAGGAGACGCTGCGCGCGCTCATCCCCCACATCAAGCGCAAGGAGGACCGCGGCTGGCGCGAGGGCGTGGAGAAGGGCGTGGCGCGCTGGTGGAAGGTGCTGGAGGCGCGCGCCATGGACGACGCGAACCCCCTCAACCCGCAGCGCGTGTTCTGGGAGCTGTCTCCGAAGCTGCCGGACGGGGTCATCCTGACGGCGGACTCGGGCAGCTCCACCAACTGGTTCGCGCGCGACCTGAAGGTCCGCAAGGGGATGATGGCCTCGCTGTCCGGCAACCTGGCCACCATGGGCTGCGGCATGCCCTACGCGCTGGGCGCGAAGTTCGCGTTCCCGCAGCGGCCGGTCCTCGCGGTGGTGGGGGACGGCGCCATGCAGATGAACGGCAACGCGGAGCTCATCACCGTGTCGAAGTACTGGAAGGAGTGGACCGACCCGCGCCTCATCGTCCTGGTGCTCAACAACCGCGACCTGAACCAGGTGACGTGGGAGCAGCGCGTGATGGCCGGCGACCCGAAGTACGCCGCGTCCCAGGACCTGCCGGACTTCCCCTACGCGAAGTACGCCGAGTCCCTGGGCCTCAAGGGCATCCGCGTGGACCGGCCGGACCGGCTCGCCGCCGCGTGGGATGACGCGCTGGCCTCCGACCGGCCCGTCGTCTTCGAAGCCTATACGGACCCGGACGTGCCGCCCCTGCCGCCGCACATCACGGTGGAGCAGGCGAAGATGTTCGTCTCCGCCGTCGTGAAGGGCGACGTGGACGCGGGCGGCTTCCTCAAGCAGTCCATGAAGGAGATGGTGGAGACCTTCCTCCCCCACAAGGGCAACAAGTCCTGA
- a CDS encoding MnhB domain-containing protein, translated as MISFVPPLSRLLLWPSLIIALSLWLKGGASAGGGFPAGALAGLAVLLQYVTAGRDQARRYVAVRYAAPLAGVGLLLVVGTAFLPVLAGYTPMSLFPRPGQPEVGVGGLHLHTALVFEGGLMLIVFGLVVTVIDRFALRTGAEEESGP; from the coding sequence ATGATCTCCTTCGTCCCACCCCTGTCACGCCTGCTGCTGTGGCCGTCGTTGATCATCGCGCTGTCGCTGTGGCTGAAGGGCGGCGCGTCCGCGGGCGGCGGCTTCCCGGCGGGGGCGCTCGCGGGGCTCGCGGTGCTGTTGCAGTACGTGACGGCGGGCCGCGACCAGGCCCGGCGCTACGTGGCGGTGCGGTACGCGGCGCCGCTGGCGGGCGTGGGGCTGCTGCTCGTGGTGGGCACCGCGTTCCTGCCCGTGCTCGCGGGCTACACGCCCATGAGCCTCTTCCCCCGCCCTGGACAGCCGGAGGTGGGCGTGGGGGGACTCCACCTGCACACCGCGCTCGTCTTCGAAGGAGGGCTGATGCTCATCGTCTTCGGCCTGGTGGTCACCGTCATCGACCGCTTCGCGCTGCGCACCGGAGCGGAGGAGGAGTCCGGACCATGA
- a CDS encoding complex I subunit 5 family protein, translated as MPLWGPLLLPWVLGVVLAFLDGRRAWVAWLAIAGLAGTLVCTAWLLPQAWGAQAPQFVTGDWPVGVGIRLRADQLSIVFALVSTAVLLGTLVYEHVAGGITSRSFPALVVFLGAGLTGVFFTSDVFNFYVFFELAMTSAFALASYGERPRNLRAAFTFVVVNLMGSTLFLSAVVMLYLTTGTLDMLSLIAWGQAGPPFALLVPGTLLLCAFGVKLGFFPFHFWAPAVYRDAGPTVAALLAGALANIGSYGLLRFGADVLPQVLAQSRPLLEILGAASILYGSVLALSRRDTREVLAYASITQAGLIITAVGLGGREGLGAAVALALAGSVDKTALFLAQDRGGERARRAYSVAAFSTAGVPPTAGFWSKAWLLRAALEQGHTLLAGLVVLASALSLLALFRAYQRERWLKQGAALHRGTGAVVYALSLALIATGLWPEPLLRAGRDAIQGLGTLP; from the coding sequence ATGCCGCTCTGGGGACCGCTGCTCCTGCCGTGGGTGCTGGGCGTGGTGCTGGCGTTCCTGGACGGGCGCCGCGCGTGGGTGGCGTGGCTGGCCATCGCGGGGCTGGCGGGCACCCTGGTCTGCACGGCGTGGCTGTTGCCCCAGGCCTGGGGCGCGCAGGCCCCCCAGTTCGTCACGGGGGACTGGCCGGTGGGCGTGGGCATCCGCCTGCGCGCGGATCAGCTCTCCATCGTGTTCGCGCTGGTGTCCACGGCGGTGCTGCTGGGCACGCTCGTGTACGAGCACGTGGCCGGAGGCATCACGTCCCGCAGCTTCCCCGCGCTGGTGGTCTTCCTGGGGGCGGGGCTCACGGGGGTGTTCTTCACGTCGGACGTGTTCAACTTCTACGTCTTCTTCGAGCTGGCGATGACGTCCGCGTTCGCGCTGGCGTCCTATGGCGAGAGGCCCCGGAACCTGCGCGCCGCGTTCACCTTCGTGGTGGTGAACCTGATGGGGTCCACGCTGTTCCTCTCCGCGGTGGTGATGCTGTACCTGACCACCGGCACGCTGGACATGCTGTCCCTCATCGCGTGGGGCCAGGCCGGGCCGCCGTTCGCGCTGCTGGTGCCGGGCACGCTGCTCTTGTGCGCGTTCGGCGTGAAGCTGGGCTTCTTCCCGTTCCACTTCTGGGCGCCCGCGGTGTACCGGGACGCGGGCCCCACGGTGGCGGCGCTGCTCGCCGGGGCGCTGGCGAACATCGGCAGCTATGGCCTGCTGCGCTTCGGCGCGGACGTGCTGCCGCAGGTGCTGGCGCAGTCCCGGCCGCTGCTGGAGATATTGGGCGCGGCGAGCATCCTCTACGGCTCCGTGCTGGCGCTGTCCCGGCGGGACACGCGCGAGGTGCTGGCGTACGCGTCCATCACGCAAGCGGGGCTCATCATCACCGCGGTGGGCCTGGGGGGCCGTGAAGGCCTGGGCGCGGCCGTGGCGCTGGCGCTGGCGGGGTCGGTGGACAAGACGGCGCTGTTCCTGGCGCAGGACCGGGGGGGCGAGCGGGCGCGCCGGGCCTACTCGGTGGCGGCCTTCAGCACGGCGGGCGTGCCGCCCACCGCGGGCTTCTGGTCCAAGGCCTGGCTCCTGCGAGCGGCCTTGGAGCAGGGGCACACGCTGCTCGCGGGGCTGGTGGTGCTGGCGAGCGCCCTGTCGCTGTTGGCCCTCTTCCGCGCCTACCAGCGCGAGCGCTGGCTCAAGCAGGGCGCGGCCCTGCACCGGGGCACGGGCGCGGTGGTGTACGCGCTGTCCCTGGCGCTCATCGCCACGGGCTTGTGGCCGGAGCCGCTGTTGCGCGCGGGGCGGGACGCCATCCAGGGCCTGGGGACGCTGCCATGA
- a CDS encoding monovalent cation/H+ antiporter complex subunit F produces the protein MHETFFTLAIVWLVGLLGALVLLASRQRSVADVLMSVDTLGLAICAVLALYGATRGEAGYLDAALVLALLSYVQTVAGARYLHHGRTFHDEEDRR, from the coding sequence ATGCACGAGACCTTCTTCACCCTGGCCATCGTGTGGCTGGTGGGCCTCCTGGGCGCGCTGGTGCTGCTGGCCTCGCGGCAGCGCTCCGTCGCGGACGTGCTCATGTCCGTGGACACCCTGGGCCTGGCCATCTGCGCGGTGCTGGCGCTGTACGGCGCCACGCGCGGCGAGGCCGGCTACCTGGACGCGGCCCTGGTATTGGCCCTGCTCTCCTACGTGCAGACCGTGGCCGGCGCCCGCTACCTGCACCACGGCCGCACCTTCCACGACGAGGAGGACCGCCGGTGA
- a CDS encoding AAA family ATPase, whose product MLRSIRLRNLLSFGPDSEAFPLQALNVLIGPNASGKSNLIEALGLLRATPGDLLAPIREGGGASEWLWKGGTDGRTPTASLEVVLDYPEGGMPLRYRLAFSVSGQRLELVDEAIENEHVDDASASPDFFYRHHQGHPLLNVRTRMTDRPGSAKGRQTRPLPQASAEQSILSQRRDEDSYPELSYVGAWLGRVSLHREWNLGRYTPPRLPQRTDLPGDFLLEDASNLGLVLNDLMSRRGVKQTLLENLKRLYARVEDFSVRIQGGTLQVFFHEEGLSAPIPATRLSDGTLRYLCLLTLLCHPTPPPLVCIEEPELGLHPDVLPDIGRLLREASTRTQLIVTTHSDTLISSLSEVPESVVVCEQEQGGTVLRRLEKDKLSEWLSRYSLGEVWRMGELGGNRW is encoded by the coding sequence ATGCTGCGCAGCATCCGCCTCCGGAACCTCCTTTCGTTCGGACCTGACTCCGAAGCCTTCCCTCTTCAGGCGCTCAACGTCCTGATTGGCCCGAACGCGTCCGGAAAGTCCAACCTCATCGAGGCACTGGGCCTGCTGCGGGCGACTCCTGGCGATCTCCTGGCCCCCATTCGCGAAGGAGGGGGGGCTTCGGAGTGGCTATGGAAGGGGGGGACGGATGGGAGGACTCCGACGGCCAGCCTGGAGGTCGTTCTCGACTATCCCGAAGGGGGCATGCCCCTGCGGTATCGGCTGGCGTTCTCGGTCTCCGGCCAGCGTCTGGAGTTGGTGGATGAGGCCATCGAGAACGAACACGTCGACGACGCATCTGCGTCCCCGGATTTCTTCTACCGCCATCACCAGGGGCATCCGCTCCTCAATGTCCGGACGAGGATGACGGACCGGCCGGGCTCCGCGAAGGGACGGCAGACCCGGCCCCTTCCGCAAGCGAGTGCGGAACAGTCCATCCTGTCTCAGCGCCGGGACGAGGACTCGTATCCCGAGCTGAGTTACGTGGGGGCGTGGTTGGGCCGGGTCTCGCTCCATCGGGAGTGGAACCTGGGCCGTTACACCCCCCCGCGCCTTCCTCAGCGAACCGACCTGCCGGGGGACTTCCTGTTGGAGGACGCGAGCAACCTGGGGCTCGTGCTCAACGACCTGATGTCCAGGCGGGGCGTGAAGCAGACGCTCCTGGAGAACCTCAAGCGTCTCTACGCGAGGGTGGAGGACTTCTCGGTCAGGATCCAGGGCGGCACGCTTCAGGTGTTCTTCCACGAGGAGGGGCTGAGCGCGCCGATTCCCGCGACCCGTCTATCCGACGGGACGCTGCGATACCTCTGCCTGCTGACCCTGCTGTGCCACCCGACGCCGCCGCCCCTGGTCTGCATCGAGGAGCCGGAACTGGGATTGCATCCCGACGTCCTGCCGGACATCGGACGGCTCCTGCGCGAGGCGAGCACGCGAACGCAGCTCATCGTGACGACCCACTCGGACACGTTGATCTCCTCGCTCTCGGAGGTGCCGGAGTCCGTGGTCGTCTGCGAGCAGGAGCAGGGCGGAACGGTGTTGCGGCGCTTGGAGAAGGACAAGCTGTCGGAGTGGTTGTCGCGGTACAGCCTGGGGGAGGTCTGGAGGATGGGCGAGTTGGGGGGGAATCGATGGTGA
- a CDS encoding monovalent cation/H(+) antiporter subunit G, whose protein sequence is MTAALLQWVSDGLVALGLLFITAAIIGMYRLPSVLTRVHAAGAVPFGGSLVIIGATLATGDGWLLARGLLVAAFLMLTIPSSAHAIAWLAEKRPELAHDKGGRRGRGSGAGEPEPPGPQ, encoded by the coding sequence GTGACGGCCGCCCTCCTCCAGTGGGTGTCCGACGGCCTGGTGGCGCTGGGCCTGCTCTTCATCACCGCCGCCATCATCGGCATGTACCGCCTGCCGTCCGTGCTCACGCGCGTGCACGCGGCGGGCGCGGTGCCCTTCGGCGGGTCGCTGGTCATCATCGGGGCCACGCTGGCGACGGGGGACGGCTGGCTGCTCGCCCGGGGGCTGCTCGTCGCCGCGTTCCTGATGCTCACCATCCCCAGCTCCGCGCACGCCATCGCCTGGCTGGCGGAGAAGCGGCCGGAGCTCGCCCACGACAAGGGCGGACGGCGGGGACGCGGCTCCGGGGCGGGCGAACCGGAACCCCCCGGCCCCCAGTAG